A window from Pseudomonas campi encodes these proteins:
- a CDS encoding substrate-binding periplasmic protein: MLIPLVQRYARSARLVGLLSTACALFALLPAVAQEYRVGVEQVDYYPIYSVAPPDYQYRGYARELLDLFAAHENIRLQYVALPVRRLYHSYLAGQLDLVFPDNPRWSHAALPVNAIHYSQPVIKFQDAMLVKPERLGQPRASFRKLGFVRGFTPWKFQAEIAAGQVEIHEAPNPQGLIHMTLAGYIDAANMAQQVAHYHLVRQGQPTGLVVEPALLPLSDSYYHLSSIRHPELIRRFDAFLRSEALAVAALQAKYGL; the protein is encoded by the coding sequence ATGCTGATCCCGCTTGTCCAGCGTTATGCCCGTTCAGCCAGACTCGTTGGCCTGCTATCCACTGCGTGCGCGTTGTTCGCGCTGCTGCCGGCCGTGGCGCAGGAGTACCGCGTGGGGGTGGAGCAGGTCGATTACTACCCGATCTACTCGGTGGCCCCGCCGGACTACCAGTACCGGGGGTATGCCCGGGAGCTGCTGGATCTGTTTGCCGCTCACGAGAACATTCGCCTGCAGTACGTGGCATTGCCCGTGCGCCGGCTTTATCACTCGTACCTGGCTGGGCAACTGGATCTGGTGTTTCCGGATAACCCGCGCTGGAGCCACGCCGCACTACCGGTAAATGCCATCCATTACTCGCAGCCGGTGATCAAGTTTCAGGACGCCATGCTGGTAAAGCCGGAGCGGCTGGGGCAGCCGCGTGCCAGCTTCCGCAAGCTGGGCTTCGTGCGCGGTTTTACCCCCTGGAAGTTCCAGGCCGAAATTGCCGCCGGGCAGGTGGAAATCCATGAGGCGCCGAATCCGCAAGGACTGATCCACATGACCCTGGCCGGCTATATCGACGCGGCCAACATGGCGCAGCAGGTGGCGCACTATCACCTGGTCCGTCAGGGCCAGCCGACGGGGCTGGTGGTCGAGCCGGCACTGCTGCCGCTCAGCGACAGCTACTACCATCTGTCGAGCATCCGCCATCCCGAGCTGATCCGGCGTTTCGATGCCTTCTTGCGCAGCGAAGCGCTGGCGGTTGCCGCGCTGCAGGCCAAGTACGGTCTGTAA
- a CDS encoding flagellin yields MALTLSNASSLGIQRSLSETSRALDVSMQRLSAGYRINSAKDDAAGLQIANRLTSQISGLGVAVRNANDGISLAQTAEGALQQSTTILQRMRDLALQAASGSNGLSERSALQEEVAQLQQELTRIAETTSFAGRKLLDGSFGSQLFQVGANAFETIAIGLGNYRSDTLGSNVRDLVNGTLGAATADQLGGLLEQAGTLADNDVSSELTIAGRGTATFDVAGSASQVARAINRQSETTGVTADARTVLQLTFSADDIYSFELYGRNSEAVSIHAEVEDGDLGLMAEAINARATTTGISARVEGDKLWLTSESGDDIAIESFLSNATGTAQAQNFDYQGLEELTVALATLDDDSALRAIGVVRLTSAVAFSSQAAAATLDGSVTSNTSSLETVDELDLLTDIGAQIAIGVIDGALIGIDSSRANLGAIQNRLEYTIANLENVAENLSAARSRIRDTDYAAEVSILVKNQILQQAATALLAQANQRPQAILSLLQGL; encoded by the coding sequence ATGGCGTTGACCCTCAGCAATGCTTCCTCGCTCGGCATTCAGCGCAGCCTGAGTGAGACGTCGCGTGCGCTGGATGTCTCGATGCAGCGACTGTCCGCCGGTTATCGGATCAACAGCGCCAAGGACGATGCGGCCGGGCTGCAGATTGCCAACCGGCTGACCAGCCAGATCAGTGGCCTCGGTGTGGCCGTGCGCAACGCCAACGACGGCATTTCCCTGGCGCAGACCGCCGAGGGCGCGCTACAGCAGTCGACCACTATTCTCCAGCGCATGCGCGACCTGGCCCTGCAGGCGGCCAGCGGCTCGAATGGGCTCAGCGAACGCAGTGCCCTGCAGGAGGAAGTCGCGCAGCTGCAACAGGAGCTGACGCGCATCGCCGAGACCACCAGTTTCGCCGGGCGCAAGCTGCTCGACGGCAGCTTTGGCTCGCAGCTCTTCCAGGTCGGTGCCAACGCCTTCGAGACCATTGCCATTGGCCTCGGCAATTACCGCTCCGATACCCTTGGCAGCAACGTCCGCGACCTGGTCAATGGCACGCTCGGCGCCGCGACGGCGGATCAGCTCGGTGGCTTGCTGGAACAGGCCGGCACGTTGGCGGACAACGATGTCAGCAGCGAGCTGACTATTGCCGGCCGCGGCACGGCGACCTTCGATGTGGCCGGCTCGGCCAGCCAGGTGGCCCGGGCGATCAACCGGCAGAGTGAAACCACCGGCGTCACGGCCGATGCGCGAACGGTGCTGCAGCTGACATTCAGCGCCGACGACATCTACTCCTTCGAGCTGTATGGCCGCAACAGCGAGGCGGTAAGCATCCACGCCGAGGTCGAGGACGGTGATCTCGGCCTGATGGCCGAGGCGATCAACGCCCGGGCGACCACCACGGGCATCAGTGCGCGAGTCGAGGGCGACAAGCTGTGGCTGACCAGCGAGTCCGGTGACGACATCGCCATTGAGTCCTTCCTGTCGAATGCCACGGGCACCGCGCAAGCGCAGAACTTCGACTACCAAGGGCTCGAGGAACTGACGGTGGCGCTGGCGACCCTGGACGACGATTCGGCGCTGCGGGCCATTGGCGTGGTGCGTCTCACCAGTGCTGTGGCCTTCTCCAGCCAGGCCGCTGCGGCCACCCTCGACGGCAGTGTGACGTCGAATACCAGCAGCCTGGAGACGGTCGACGAACTGGATCTGCTGACGGATATCGGCGCGCAGATCGCCATCGGCGTGATCGACGGCGCGCTGATTGGCATCGACAGTAGCCGCGCCAATCTGGGGGCGATACAGAATCGCCTCGAATACACCATCGCCAACCTGGAGAACGTCGCGGAAAACCTCTCGGCGGCGCGCAGTCGCATCCGCGATACCGACTATGCGGCGGAAGTCTCGATTCTGGTCAAGAACCAGATCCTGCAGCAGGCCGCGACGGCCCTGCTGGCCCAGGCCAACCAGCGGCCGCAGGCCATTCTGAGCTTGCTGCAAGGACTCTGA
- a CDS encoding TetR/AcrR family transcriptional regulator: protein MNAHNLSTRDKLIATMADTLQRKGLHGAGLNELLAQAQAPKGSLYHHFPGGKSELAVAAIEYIGQRTDSFFAQLFREHPDPLRAMQRWLDNTLQQLEGSRFERGCPLATVALESGPEDVEIRAALAACFSRLRQTLTTQLQGVGFNTDSADSFAHLFISLYEGGLLQARVAGSGEPLQRASAALFQLLRDYPRETRHDQ, encoded by the coding sequence ATGAACGCACACAACCTCAGCACCCGCGACAAACTGATCGCCACCATGGCCGATACCCTGCAACGCAAGGGGCTGCATGGTGCCGGCCTGAACGAACTGCTGGCCCAGGCCCAGGCGCCCAAGGGCAGCCTTTATCACCACTTCCCCGGCGGCAAGAGCGAGCTGGCGGTGGCCGCCATCGAGTACATCGGCCAGCGCACCGATAGCTTCTTCGCTCAGCTGTTCCGCGAGCATCCGGACCCCCTGCGGGCCATGCAGCGCTGGCTCGACAACACCCTGCAGCAACTGGAAGGCAGTCGCTTCGAGCGCGGCTGCCCGCTGGCCACCGTGGCCCTGGAAAGCGGCCCGGAGGATGTCGAGATCCGCGCCGCCCTGGCCGCCTGTTTCAGCCGTCTGCGCCAGACCCTGACGACCCAACTGCAGGGCGTCGGCTTCAACACCGACAGCGCCGACAGCTTCGCCCATCTGTTCATCTCGCTCTATGAAGGCGGCTTGTTGCAGGCCCGTGTGGCCGGTAGCGGCGAGCCCTTGCAACGCGCCAGCGCGGCGCTTTTCCAGCTACTGCGTGACTACCCGCGGGAGACCCGCCATGACCAGTGA
- a CDS encoding PaaI family thioesterase, whose translation MNPQQMTGLEIMQAFAAGHFPKPGIAKTMPMEVETVEANRVVFAVTADERHTNPLGGVHGGFAATVLDSVTGCATHTALGAGESYGTIELNVKMSKAIPFNRTLRAEGKVINVSSRLVISEGSIRDADGTLYAYGTATCMILR comes from the coding sequence ATGAACCCGCAACAGATGACCGGCCTGGAAATCATGCAAGCCTTCGCCGCCGGGCACTTCCCCAAGCCTGGCATTGCCAAGACCATGCCCATGGAAGTCGAGACGGTGGAGGCCAACCGCGTGGTCTTCGCCGTCACCGCCGATGAGCGCCACACCAACCCGCTGGGTGGCGTACACGGCGGTTTTGCCGCCACCGTGCTGGACTCGGTGACCGGCTGCGCCACCCACACCGCCCTGGGCGCCGGCGAGAGCTACGGCACCATCGAGCTGAACGTAAAGATGAGCAAGGCCATCCCCTTCAACCGCACGCTGCGCGCCGAAGGCAAGGTGATCAATGTCAGCTCGCGCCTGGTCATTTCCGAAGGCAGCATTCGTGACGCTGACGGCACCCTCTACGCCTACGGCACCGCCACCTGCATGATCCTGCGCTAA
- a CDS encoding NADPH-dependent FMN reductase, with product MSTLYKVAVLVGSLRKASINRKLAMALAELAPPSLQLNIVEIGDLPLYNEDIDVSPPPLPYTRFRQQVNSADALLFVTPEYNRSVPAPLKNAIDVGSRPYGQSVFSGKPGAVLSASPGAVGGFGANHHLRQSLVFLDVPVLQQPEAYLGGAGSFFDEQGKLNDGVRGFLQKFIDAYALWVERHVQV from the coding sequence ATGAGCACGCTATACAAGGTCGCCGTCCTCGTCGGCAGCCTGCGCAAGGCCTCGATCAATCGCAAGCTGGCCATGGCCCTGGCCGAACTGGCACCGCCTTCGCTGCAGCTGAACATCGTCGAGATCGGCGACTTGCCGCTGTACAACGAAGACATCGACGTCAGCCCGCCACCGTTGCCCTACACCCGCTTCCGCCAGCAGGTGAACAGCGCCGATGCGCTGCTGTTCGTCACCCCGGAATACAACCGCTCGGTGCCAGCGCCGCTGAAGAACGCCATCGATGTCGGCTCGCGGCCCTATGGCCAGAGCGTGTTCAGCGGCAAACCGGGGGCCGTGCTCAGCGCCTCGCCGGGCGCGGTCGGCGGCTTTGGCGCCAACCACCACCTGCGTCAGTCCCTGGTATTTCTCGACGTGCCGGTGCTGCAGCAGCCGGAAGCCTACCTGGGCGGCGCCGGCAGCTTCTTCGACGAGCAGGGCAAGCTCAACGATGGCGTGCGTGGCTTCCTGCAGAAATTTATCGACGCCTATGCGCTGTGGGTGGAGCGCCATGTGCAGGTCTGA
- a CDS encoding LysR family transcriptional regulator, whose product MLSQLRDLDLQLLRLFVTVVESGGFSAAQGELGIGQSTISTQMAKLETRLGFRLCERGKAGFRLTPKGEQVLAATRKLFGAIETFKGEAQGMADKLLGELHIGLSEALADEVLEQVAAAIGRFRRRNQAVQIELLSAVPAELERRLLQGQLQLAIGYFSGAQTALDYQRLFVEQQHLYCGRGHPLFGRGQVEAAELAHCDGVLHPYRFFDNDEPWQAGSSSARCEQVEGTLAFILSGAHIGYLPEHIAAPWVGRGQLQVVQPDQQGFSVEFRLAQHRGRQPSEAQQALVEDLLAVFA is encoded by the coding sequence ATGCTCAGCCAACTGCGCGACCTCGACCTGCAACTGCTGCGCCTGTTCGTCACCGTGGTGGAGAGCGGCGGTTTCAGTGCCGCCCAGGGCGAGTTGGGGATCGGCCAATCGACCATCAGCACGCAAATGGCCAAGCTGGAGACGCGCCTGGGCTTTCGCTTGTGCGAGCGCGGCAAGGCCGGTTTCCGCCTGACGCCCAAGGGCGAGCAGGTACTGGCGGCCACGCGCAAGCTGTTCGGCGCCATCGAGACCTTCAAGGGCGAGGCCCAGGGCATGGCCGACAAGCTGCTCGGCGAGCTGCATATCGGCCTGTCCGAGGCGCTGGCCGACGAGGTGCTGGAGCAGGTCGCGGCGGCCATCGGGCGTTTCCGCCGGCGCAACCAGGCGGTGCAGATCGAGCTGCTCAGCGCCGTGCCGGCCGAACTGGAACGGCGCCTGCTGCAAGGCCAGCTGCAACTGGCCATCGGCTATTTCTCCGGGGCACAGACCGCACTGGACTACCAGCGGCTGTTCGTCGAGCAGCAGCACCTGTATTGCGGCCGCGGCCATCCGCTGTTCGGCCGGGGGCAGGTCGAGGCCGCGGAACTGGCGCACTGCGACGGCGTGTTGCACCCCTACCGCTTCTTCGACAACGACGAGCCCTGGCAGGCCGGCAGCAGCAGCGCGCGCTGCGAACAGGTGGAAGGCACCCTGGCCTTTATCCTGTCCGGCGCGCATATCGGCTACCTGCCCGAGCACATCGCCGCACCCTGGGTCGGGCGTGGCCAGCTGCAGGTCGTGCAGCCCGACCAGCAGGGTTTCAGCGTCGAATTCCGCCTGGCCCAGCACCGCGGTCGCCAGCCCAGCGAAGCGCAGCAGGCGCTGGTCGAGGACCTGCTGGCAGTCTTTGCCTGA
- the speB gene encoding agmatinase, translated as MEQAFDNDLAITRDSLYGTVAEPTYAGITSFMRRRYTRDLRGVDLVVSGVPFDTATSNRPGSRFGPRAIRAASIQSAWERHYPWEFDPFDVLACIDYGDCNFDHGTPQDTPAVIEAHADKILAAGCAMLTLGGDHFISYPLLKAHARKHGPLALIHFDAHSDTWPDEEGARIDHGTMFYHAAKEGLVDPARSVQVGLRTTNDDVMGFQVLDARQVNRSTPEQIAELIRARVGDQPVYLTFDIDCLDPAFAPGTGTPVCGGLSSHQALEILRGLRGINLVGMDVVEVAPPYDNAEVTALVGATLAMEMICLYAARLKLGG; from the coding sequence ATGGAACAAGCCTTCGACAACGACCTGGCCATCACCCGTGACAGCCTCTACGGCACCGTCGCCGAGCCGACCTACGCCGGCATCACCAGCTTCATGCGCCGCCGCTATACCCGCGATCTGCGCGGGGTGGACCTGGTGGTCAGCGGCGTGCCGTTCGACACCGCCACCAGCAACCGCCCCGGCAGCCGCTTCGGTCCGCGTGCGATTCGCGCCGCCTCGATCCAGTCGGCCTGGGAGCGCCACTATCCCTGGGAGTTCGACCCGTTCGATGTACTGGCCTGTATCGACTACGGCGACTGCAACTTCGACCACGGCACCCCGCAGGACACCCCGGCGGTGATCGAGGCGCATGCCGACAAGATCCTCGCGGCCGGCTGCGCCATGCTCACCCTGGGCGGCGATCACTTCATCAGCTACCCGCTGCTCAAGGCCCATGCCAGGAAACACGGCCCGCTGGCGCTGATCCACTTCGACGCGCACAGCGACACCTGGCCGGACGAAGAGGGCGCGCGCATCGACCACGGCACCATGTTCTACCACGCGGCCAAGGAGGGCCTGGTCGACCCGGCGCGCTCGGTGCAGGTCGGCTTGCGCACCACCAATGACGACGTGATGGGCTTCCAGGTGCTGGATGCACGGCAGGTCAATCGCAGCACGCCGGAGCAGATCGCCGAGCTGATCCGCGCCCGCGTCGGTGACCAGCCGGTGTACCTGACCTTCGACATCGACTGCCTCGACCCGGCCTTCGCCCCCGGCACCGGCACCCCGGTGTGTGGCGGCCTCTCCAGCCATCAGGCCCTGGAAATCCTGCGCGGCCTGCGCGGCATCAACCTGGTCGGCATGGACGTGGTGGAAGTGGCGCCGCCCTACGACAACGCCGAAGTCACTGCCCTGGTCGGCGCCACCCTGGCCATGGAGATGATCTGCCTGTACGCGGCGCGGCTTAAGCTGGGGGGCTAA
- a CDS encoding ion channel has translation MAAEPIEDDAWRDGATDSHLAESLGDALQARARSGQPMRGFQLKRAALAGIDLVNHGSRSGYQLHDTDLYRADLQNAHLFALDLRGSSLMKADLRGTNLHCADLRDCNLLGIRLDGARLDNVIWDRQLLQERRGRERQRAGDSDAARQLFEEAEETYRNLRLHLEKAGLFEQAGIFFHREMVMRRLQMPRFSGKRLLSWLVDLFSGYGEKPLNVVLFSLGLIFVCGLLYFLVGVRHGDLPLRLALERGWLANLADLAGCLYFSVVTFTTLGYGDITPHGLARPIAALEAFAGSFTMALFVVVFVKKMTR, from the coding sequence ATGGCTGCGGAACCGATCGAAGACGACGCCTGGCGCGATGGCGCAACCGACTCGCACCTGGCCGAAAGCCTGGGTGACGCCCTGCAAGCCCGCGCGCGCAGTGGCCAGCCGATGCGGGGTTTCCAGCTCAAGCGCGCCGCGCTGGCGGGGATCGACCTGGTCAACCACGGCAGTCGCAGCGGCTACCAGCTACACGATACCGACCTGTACCGCGCCGATCTGCAGAACGCCCACCTGTTTGCCCTAGACCTGCGTGGCAGCTCGCTGATGAAGGCCGACCTGCGCGGCACCAATCTGCACTGCGCCGACCTGCGCGACTGCAACCTGCTGGGTATCCGCCTGGACGGTGCACGCCTGGACAATGTGATCTGGGATCGCCAGTTGCTGCAGGAGCGCCGTGGCCGCGAACGCCAGCGTGCCGGCGACAGTGACGCCGCCCGCCAGCTGTTCGAGGAGGCCGAGGAAACCTACCGCAACCTGCGCCTGCACCTGGAGAAGGCCGGGCTGTTCGAGCAGGCCGGGATCTTCTTCCACCGCGAGATGGTCATGCGCCGCCTGCAGATGCCGCGCTTCTCCGGCAAGCGCCTGCTGTCCTGGCTGGTCGACCTGTTCAGCGGCTACGGCGAGAAGCCGCTGAATGTGGTGCTGTTTTCCCTGGGCCTGATCTTCGTCTGCGGCCTGCTCTACTTCCTGGTCGGCGTGCGCCACGGTGACCTGCCGCTGCGCCTGGCGCTGGAGCGCGGCTGGCTGGCCAACCTGGCGGATCTGGCCGGCTGCCTGTATTTCAGCGTGGTCACCTTCACCACCCTGGGCTATGGCGACATCACACCGCACGGCCTGGCCCGCCCGATTGCCGCCTTGGAGGCCTTCGCCGGCAGCTTCACCATGGCCCTGTTCGTCGTGGTGTTCGTGAAGAAGATGACGCGCTGA
- a CDS encoding polyamine ABC transporter substrate-binding protein, with product MRLAASLFMLAFALPLQAEEKVLNLYNWADYVAPEALKRFQGETGIRVKYDTFDSAEVLDAKLLTGGSGYDVVFPASSGLGRAIQAKAVQPVGSLSNAGNLDPEMLAKLAFIDPGNRFGVPYTWGTVGLGINRQAVEQRLPGVALDSLDLLFKPEYAGKLKDCGVAVLDSPQEVVAIALNYLGKKPYGGNPDDLQAVKALLAALQPNLRYVASAKHIDDLAKGEICLALTYTGDAGMAAARAAEAKQPFEVLYRIPREGTLIWFDTMAIPVDAPHPEAARSFIDYMLKPEAIAELTNALYFANANRAATPLLDAAVSGDPDIYPPRVVREKLFAEQILPLRAQRERTRLWASFRTQY from the coding sequence ATGCGTCTTGCTGCAAGCTTGTTCATGCTCGCCTTCGCCCTGCCGCTGCAGGCCGAGGAAAAGGTCCTCAACCTGTACAACTGGGCCGACTACGTGGCGCCCGAGGCGCTCAAACGCTTCCAGGGCGAGACCGGTATCCGGGTCAAGTACGACACCTTCGACAGCGCCGAGGTGCTGGACGCCAAGCTGCTCACTGGCGGCAGCGGCTACGACGTCGTGTTTCCCGCCTCCAGCGGCCTGGGCCGGGCGATCCAGGCCAAGGCTGTGCAACCGGTCGGCAGCCTGAGCAACGCCGGCAACCTCGACCCGGAGATGCTCGCCAAGCTGGCCTTCATTGATCCGGGCAACCGTTTCGGCGTGCCCTACACCTGGGGTACCGTCGGCCTGGGCATCAACCGCCAGGCCGTGGAGCAGCGCCTGCCCGGTGTGGCGCTGGACAGCCTCGACCTGCTGTTCAAGCCCGAATACGCCGGCAAGCTCAAGGACTGCGGCGTCGCCGTGCTCGACTCGCCGCAGGAAGTGGTGGCCATCGCCCTCAACTACCTGGGCAAGAAGCCCTACGGCGGTAATCCGGATGACCTGCAGGCGGTCAAGGCGCTGCTCGCCGCGCTGCAGCCCAACCTGCGCTACGTAGCCTCGGCGAAACACATCGACGACCTGGCCAAGGGCGAGATCTGCCTGGCGCTGACCTACACCGGCGACGCCGGCATGGCCGCCGCCCGCGCCGCCGAAGCCAAGCAGCCGTTCGAGGTGCTCTACCGCATTCCTCGCGAAGGCACGCTGATCTGGTTCGACACCATGGCCATCCCGGTGGATGCGCCGCACCCCGAGGCGGCGCGGTCCTTCATCGACTACATGCTCAAGCCCGAGGCCATCGCCGAGCTGACCAACGCGCTGTACTTCGCCAACGCTAACCGCGCGGCCACCCCGTTGCTGGACGCGGCGGTGAGCGGCGACCCGGACATCTACCCGCCACGGGTGGTGCGCGAAAAACTGTTCGCCGAGCAGATCCTGCCGCTGCGCGCCCAGCGCGAACGTACCCGGCTTTGGGCCAGCTTTCGCACCCAGTACTGA
- a CDS encoding RbmA family biofilm matrix protein — protein sequence MQTKQLLACASLCLASSLAHSAVLYDVNFPSPPHVDGQPILIDGTPNTPSRQNMGSVQMVSNFAGQPGNWGVFNQPSCGASYDQIEFFLPAGQQKIYLSYDVQTSSLNNSDSAFSISLDSKDYGARSLNFHGGGNDIYLFNVGGKSSRFGYFTDQQLYQITIHGDVAKNLLTIAINGNQVHSSTLGSTTLTGIRMTMSPWTGAADQCSQATAAVSNIKIYEDPADLQGPPPEPMLGLELKLRPGTTDVLPASGGYIRHSRTLFNRSANDLSLSYWITTELPDGTSYPLLSPRTVQVPAGSSFSELKNFLIPAWLPAGGYKARLVVADEASGERIYADLNFSKRAE from the coding sequence ATGCAGACAAAGCAACTGCTTGCTTGTGCATCGCTGTGCCTCGCCAGTTCCCTCGCTCATTCGGCCGTTCTCTACGACGTCAACTTCCCTTCGCCACCGCATGTCGATGGCCAGCCGATCCTCATTGACGGTACACCCAATACACCGTCGCGGCAGAACATGGGGTCGGTGCAGATGGTCAGCAACTTTGCCGGCCAGCCGGGCAACTGGGGGGTGTTCAACCAGCCCAGTTGCGGCGCTTCCTATGACCAGATCGAGTTTTTTCTGCCGGCAGGGCAGCAGAAAATTTATCTGAGCTACGACGTACAGACGTCCTCATTGAATAACAGCGATAGCGCTTTCAGCATTTCGCTGGATAGCAAGGACTATGGCGCTCGTTCGTTGAACTTCCATGGCGGCGGGAACGACATCTATCTGTTTAATGTCGGAGGCAAAAGCAGCCGCTTTGGCTATTTCACCGATCAGCAGCTCTACCAGATCACTATCCATGGCGATGTCGCCAAGAACCTGCTGACCATCGCTATCAATGGCAACCAGGTTCACAGCAGCACTTTGGGTAGCACAACGCTGACTGGTATCCGCATGACCATGTCGCCCTGGACTGGCGCGGCAGATCAGTGCTCTCAAGCAACCGCTGCCGTCAGCAATATCAAGATCTACGAAGACCCCGCCGATCTGCAGGGGCCACCGCCGGAACCCATGCTGGGCCTGGAACTCAAACTACGCCCCGGCACGACCGATGTGCTGCCCGCCAGCGGTGGCTATATCCGCCACAGTCGGACCCTGTTCAACCGCAGTGCCAACGATCTGAGCCTCAGCTACTGGATCACCACTGAACTGCCCGACGGCACCAGCTATCCGCTGCTCTCGCCGCGCACCGTGCAGGTTCCTGCGGGCTCGAGCTTCTCCGAGCTGAAGAACTTCCTGATCCCGGCCTGGTTGCCTGCCGGTGGCTACAAGGCGCGCCTGGTGGTGGCCGATGAGGCCAGTGGCGAGCGGATCTATGCGGACCTGAACTTCAGCAAGCGCGCCGAATAA
- a CDS encoding alpha/beta fold hydrolase, translating to MTSENSTIRREELQLSARDGYPLRATLYHAPQPRARLLIGGATGVPQGFYRRFAEYAAQRGYSTLSLDYRGIGQSKPAQLRGFDMRYLDWATHDLAAALDHLHGDDLPTYMVGHSFGGHAFGLLPGHERVAGFYTFGTGAGWHGWMPPLERARVQLMWNLVGPLIVLRKGYLAWSKLGMGEDLPLGVYQQWKRWCRYPRYFFDDPEQGHLAAQFANVRTPIVAANTLDDLWAPPSSRDAFMAAYSTAPYQARTIDSQAEGLGAIGHMGYFRSSATPLWDEALGWFEQLQTNRRAA from the coding sequence ATGACCAGTGAAAACTCCACCATCCGCCGCGAAGAACTGCAGCTAAGCGCCCGCGACGGCTATCCGCTGCGCGCCACCCTGTACCATGCGCCGCAGCCGCGCGCGCGCCTGTTGATCGGCGGTGCCACCGGCGTGCCGCAGGGCTTCTACCGACGCTTCGCCGAATATGCCGCGCAGCGCGGCTACAGCACCCTGAGCCTGGACTATCGCGGCATCGGCCAGTCCAAGCCGGCGCAGCTGCGCGGCTTCGATATGCGCTACCTGGACTGGGCCACCCATGACCTGGCCGCCGCCCTCGACCACCTGCACGGCGACGACCTGCCGACCTACATGGTCGGCCACTCCTTCGGCGGCCATGCCTTCGGCCTGCTGCCGGGGCACGAGCGGGTCGCCGGTTTCTACACCTTCGGCACCGGTGCCGGCTGGCACGGCTGGATGCCGCCGCTGGAGCGCGCCCGCGTGCAGCTGATGTGGAACCTGGTCGGCCCGCTGATCGTCCTGCGCAAGGGCTACCTGGCCTGGAGCAAGCTGGGCATGGGCGAAGACCTGCCGCTGGGCGTGTACCAGCAGTGGAAACGCTGGTGCCGCTACCCGCGCTATTTCTTCGACGACCCCGAACAGGGCCATCTGGCCGCCCAGTTCGCCAACGTGCGCACGCCGATCGTCGCCGCCAACACCCTCGACGACCTGTGGGCGCCACCCAGCTCGCGTGATGCCTTCATGGCCGCCTACAGCACCGCGCCCTACCAGGCCCGCACCATCGACTCCCAGGCCGAAGGCCTCGGCGCCATTGGCCATATGGGCTACTTCCGCAGCAGCGCCACGCCGCTGTGGGACGAGGCGCTGGGCTGGTTCGAACAGCTGCAAACCAATCGCCGCGCCGCCTGA
- a CDS encoding group II truncated hemoglobin — translation MSEQYGVGDASYRAAGGLQGLRRLVDDFYRYMDELPQAAEVRAMHPASLALARDKLACFLSGWLGGPKLFGEKYGPIAIPSFHAQWPISAEHAEAWLSCMQQAIAVQGYAPDFADYLLTQLRVPAQRIVQASAARHG, via the coding sequence ATGAGTGAGCAGTACGGTGTCGGCGACGCCTCCTACCGGGCCGCGGGTGGTCTGCAGGGCTTGCGCCGGCTGGTGGACGATTTCTATCGCTATATGGACGAACTGCCGCAGGCCGCCGAGGTGCGCGCCATGCACCCCGCCAGCCTGGCGCTGGCGCGTGACAAGCTGGCCTGCTTCCTCAGTGGCTGGCTCGGCGGACCGAAGCTGTTCGGCGAGAAGTACGGGCCGATCGCGATTCCCAGTTTCCATGCCCAGTGGCCAATTAGCGCTGAGCACGCCGAGGCCTGGCTGAGCTGCATGCAACAAGCCATCGCCGTGCAGGGCTACGCGCCCGATTTTGCCGACTATCTGCTGACCCAGCTGCGCGTGCCGGCGCAGCGCATCGTCCAGGCCAGTGCCGCGCGCCACGGCTGA